The nucleotide sequence GCGAGGCGGAGCGGAACGAGCATGGCCGTCAGAAGTTCAGGGGCAGGTCCAGCTGCGCGATGCCGTAGTGCTGCGGCTTCATGGGCGCATCGAAGGGCAGGGCGTAGGAGAGGCCGGGCCGCAGCGTCAGCGTGTCGCCGAGCTTCACATGGAAGCGCGTGCCCAGCGCCGCGGTGGTGTTGTCGCGCAGGGCCTCCGTGGTCACCGTGGTGGGGGTGGACAGCCAGCGCTGGTGGCGCACCTCCGCGCCGAGCGACAGCCAGGGGGCGACGAAGTAGCCCACGTGGACGCCCGCGGTGAAGTTGGTTCGCGACGCATCCGCCTGCACCGCCTCGCCCCGCACCCGCGTGAGCTGCAGCACGGTGGCTTCCGCCTGCACGGTGAGCCCGTCGCTGACGTAGGCGAGCTCCACGCCGGGGAAGACGGTGAAGTCATTCACCGCGAACATCGCGTTGTCCATGGCCGAGCGCGCGAGGATGCCCGAGCGCGCGGCCGCCGCCGCCGTCGCGTCCGGCGTGTCGCCTCCGCCCATGCCGACCGGCACGGTGACGCCCAGGAAGAGGGCCAGGCGCAGCGACTCGCTGAGCGGAATGCCGTAGGTGCCGCCGAGCACGGGGTTGACGAACGCGGTGCCAGAGTCGCCCGCGCCGGGCGCGTTGTGCACCACGCCCACGCGCACGAGGGGCGCGAAGCTCGGCGTCACCTTGTAGCTGAGGAGGAACAGCGAGGCGGTGGTGACGGTGTCCGGCACGCCGACCGTCGGGTGCGACACCGCGACGGAGGTGTCCAGCCGCGCCACGTTCGCGGGCGCGGCGGGGCGCAGCTGCCAGGGTAGAGAGTAGGGGGCCGGCGCGGCGGAAGCCGCCAGCGGCGCGAGGGCCGCGAGGGCGATGGCGAGGCGGAGGGAAGGGCGCGCGAAGTGGGGCATGCGGTTCTCCAGGGGCACTCCCCGTCACACAGCAGGGAGCGTGCCAGTCGCCCGGGAGCGCGTTGCCCCGCACGCCCCACCTCCGAGGCGCAGGATGTGCGAGCCCGAGTGCCACCCCGCAGAATGTGCGGGAGCGAGGGAGCGAGCAGGCCCCGCTTCGCCGGGCACCACGGCGGCCACTCCGCTCCCCCGCCAGGCGCACTGCTCGAACGGCCCCCGCGCTCCGGCTGCTGCGCGGCGCTACCGGGAGCGCTTCGACGCGCGATAGGCGGCCCACGCGCCGGTCGACCACAGGGCCCAGGCGACGAGGACGGGCTGGAAGAAGAGCCGGATGAGCCGCGCCCTGTCGGTGTCGAGCCCGAACGCGCTGATGCCCTGGGTGTACTGCGAGATGTTGCCCGGGAAGATGGCGACGAAGAACGCCGCCACCACCCATCCGACCTGGGTGCGCCAGCGGCGCGCGAAGATGAGTGCCGCGCCGAGCATCAACTCGACCACGCCCGAGGCGAGGACGACGAAGTCGGCATCGACGGGGACCCACTTCGGGACCTGCGCCAGGAACTCGGTGCGGGACCACGTGAGGTGGCCCGCGCCCGCGAGGAGCAGGGTCGCTCCCAGCCAGATGCGTGCAACGGTCTTCAGGAGACTGGGACGTGCCACGGCAACGTCTTGAGTCATGACTCCTCCAGGAGCAGTTCGTGGATGCGGGCCGGCGGGACGTGAGCCGCGGGGTGGATATATTGTTTCAAATTGAATTGTGCGCAACCATATCTTGGCTCCTCGGACATCTGGCCGCTGGCTGGGAGCCCGCTTCGTGACCTAGGCTCCAGGGTGGCCCGGCCCTTGAACTCCTCGTGGGTGACGGCCCCCTGAGCAACGGTAAGGAACACATGATCCGCTCGTCTCTCGTCGTCCTGGCTCTCTCGGCAACGGTGGCAGTCGCCGCCTCCTGCAGCTCGTCGGAGCCGGTCCCGGACGGTCCGTCGGACCCGGTGCCGGGCCTTCCAAGCATCGTGAGCTTCAACGCGACGTCCGCGACCATCGCCTCGGGCGAGTCCGCCGAGCTGTCCTGGGAGGTCACCGGCGCGAAGACGGTTTCCATCAGTGAAGGCGTGGGTGAGGTGAGCGGAAAGTCGGTGCAGGTCCGCCCGGAAGCGACGACGACGTACACGCTCACGGCGACCAACGAGCGTGGCAGCACCACCGCGAACACCACCGTCGCCGTGAGCACGGCGGGTGGGACGGATATCTCCGGGAGCCTCACGACGCGCACGCTGACATTCGCGGGCTCGCCGTACCGGGTGACGGGAGACCTGACGGTGCCGGCGGGGAGCCGGCTCACCCTCGAGCCCGGCGTCCGCCTGGTCTTCGCGGGGCACTTCAAGCTTGCCGTGTACGGGCGCATCACCGCGCAGGGCACCACCGCGAGGCCCATCGTCTTCACCGCCGCCAATCCCACCACCGGCTGGGCCGGAATGCGGCTGGCGGCGACGTCGGATGCCGGTGCGGACTTCCTCGAGCGCTGCATCTTCGAGTACGGCAACAAGGATGGCGGTCAGAACGGCATGGGCGAGGACGGCTCGTACTCCGAGGACGCCGGTGGGGCGCTCTGGATTGGCTCCCGCGCGAACGTGAACGTGAACTACAACGAGTTCCGCTTCAACAAGGCGCCCACGTATGCAGGCGCGCTGATGCTCATCGCGCCGACCAGCTCGGGCGTCGCCACCGGGAACAACTTCCATGACAACTCGGTCACCGGTCCGCGCACCCAGTTCGGAGGCGTGGGAGGGGCGGTCAACACCGCGCACCTCCCGGCCAGCAACAACTGGACCTTCCGCGGCGGCGAGTTCCGCAACAACCGGGCCCACGCGGGCGGGGCGCTCTACTTCTTCGACAGCAACGTGACGATCGACGGAATCGAGATGTCGGGCAACACCCCGAACAACTGGGCGACGCCGGAGCCGCAGCGGCTGACGGTCGTCAACACGCCGAAGTAGCGCCCGGCACCTGGGTGGTCTGAATCCACCCAGGTTGAAAAATTGCCATGCCTCGGTATCGTGACGGAGAGCTGCTTCACGAAAACGAGGAGTTGCAGATGCAGTGCCCCAGCTGTGGCCGGCAGTGTTCCGCGCAGGCGAAGTGGTGTGTGGGTTGTCGCACCCGCTTCGATACGGCGCCCGTTGGTGCCACCCCGGTGGAGCCGGCGGGTGGTTTGGAGTCACCGGGAGGGCGAGGCCTGTCGTTCCCGGTGCTGGTGCTCGGGGGCCTGGTGCTCGCGGGTGGCGGTTGGATGAAGCACCGTGCCGACCGGGCGGAGGAGGCGCGACTCCAGGCGGAAGCGGCGGCCGCTGCCCGGAAGCCCGCTGGGAAGACCTCCGACGAGCTCTACGCCGAGCAGCAGGCGCAGATGATGTCGGGCTACAATTCCCAGCGTGCCGAGCAGCGCAAGAAGGACGACCTGGACCGGATGTCCAAGTCCATGGAGAGCCTGCCGACCCATGGGGAGGCCGCGAGGGTGAGGGCCGCCGAACAGATGGAGGGCCTCAAGCAGCCCCAGAAGCCCCTCGACCTGTCTCCGAATCCGTGGGGGCCGAAGTGAGAGAAGGGTGACGGACTCGAAGAGCGCGCGGAGACTCGAGGCGGCGGTGCGTGCCGTGGTGTCGGAGGCTCCCGCGCCCACGCAGGTGGAGCTCCTGCGCGAGGACGTGCTGCCGACAGTGCATGGCTGGCTCCTGCTGTGCCTGTTGAGGCAGGTCCGCCGGCAGCAGTGGGTGCTGCGGATGGTGAGGGAGCGCATCACCGGCCGCGGGCTCGACGAGGACGAAGGCCCCGTGCCGGGCTACGCGGGCTGGCAGTACAGCTTCCATGGCATCGGCTGCTGCTTCGAGGGCCCGGGCGAGCTCATCGACATGGACTTCCATGACGAGGAGGGCGCGTCCATCGACGCGTACTTCTTCGCCCGGCGAATCCAGTCGCTCGCCGAGCCCGCGCTCCCCGAGGCCCGCCTGCGCACGCTCCTGCCCGGTGAGGCACTCCTGGTGGACGCCATCGATGACCTGCGCGCCGGCGGGCTCTTCGGACGGCCCGAGCCGGGGATGTCCCTCCGGCTGCCACCCGGTCTGGAGGCGCTCGCGGAGGCCGCCGAGGCACTCGACCTGTCGAGCGATGAAGCCACCGCGCGGTGCCTGGCGCACCTGCGGGACTTCGAGGCGCTGGCGTCGCGCCCTGGCGGCGAGGTGTTCCAGGCGAAGGCCGAGCTCATGCGCAGGTCCAGGCGCGACTGGCTCCTCGCGCACTCCGGGACGCCCGGGACGGCGAGGGAGGCCTTCTCCGCCCTGCGGGGGCTCGCCACGGACGAGGAGCTGATCCGCACCTGCACGCGCGTCCTCGAGGGCCCGGTGTCCTCCGCGACGGGGGATGCGGTGAACCGGCTGGATGCGATGCCTGGGGCCGCCGGGAGCGAGGCCGTGCTGCACCTCGCCCTGCACCGGCTGTCCCCCTGCCAGCACCACCCCTATCCCATGCACGCCGCCGCGAGGTACCTGCTCCGGCGCAACGTGGAGCGGGAGCGCGTGCTCGCGGCGATGCTGGCCTTCGCCCGGGTGGACCCGGTGAAGGGCTACCGGGGCAACCCCTATATCGGAGAGTTCGCGCTGCTCGCGCTGGAGCATGCGCACGAACACGCGCGAGAGCTGGTCCGCCTGGCGCTGCGCTCCAGCGTGCCCGCGGCGCGGCAGCTCGTGGCGGCCGTGCTCTTCGTGCTGGACAGGCCCTGGTGTCACCATGAGCTGGCGGCGGCCCTTCATGAGTCGGACCGGGAGCCGGGCTCGCTGGTGATTGCGGTGGCGCTGTCCCGGAGCCCCTCGGACCTGGCACGCGCCTTCGCCGCGCGCTGGCGCAGGGAACACCCGCTGCCTCCGTCGGAAGGCCCGGGCTTCACCTGGGCGGAGGTGGAGGAGGCGAACGCCTCCGGCTGGTTCGACGTGGAGGTGGAGAAGGCGCGGAAGTGGGTGGAGCGGGCGGGAGCCCACGTTCCCCAGACGCTTCCCTGAAAGAGCAGCGCCCCCCGTCGCTCAGGTCCGCCGCGCTCCGGGCGGGCTCTCGACGCGGTAGCGCAGATACACCATGGCAGGGCTCGCCCAGGAAGGAACGAGGCGCTTCCAGCGGGCCCGTCCCTCGTGAAGGAACGGGCCCGAGTCCGGCAGCTTCAGTCCGGGATGCGGTAGTTGTGGTGCGTGTACTCGGCGGCGAAGGAGTCGGTGAACCTCCCGCCGGAGTAGGGGATGGAGCGGTTCTCGCCAATCACCTCGATGGTGCCGCTCGCGGGCAGCTCGGGCGGCAGGGTGAAGGTGTACGTCCCGCTGGCGAACTGCCGCTTCTGCATGGCGAAGACGTAGGCCGCGTTGTCGCGGTACTTGAGCATCGTGCTCAGGTTCGGGTTGAACTGCCACACGTAGGACTGCGTGTTGAGCACCCGCGCGAGCGACTTCACCTCGGCGTTGAGCTTCTTCACCCGGTCACGCGTGGCCTGGTAGGCGGGGCGCGTGTCATTGAGCACGTCCGAGGTCGACGGGTTCGCGGTGGTGTTGGAGAAGACGTGCGAGAAGTACGCGACGATGCGCGCCTCGTGGATGAGCGTGGACCACACCGCGCCTTCAACCTGGTTGGCGTTGATGAGGCGCCCCGTGGCCTGTCCGCCGAGCTCGACGACGACGCCCAGGGGGATTCGCGGGACGCCGTTGTTGCCGTACGACGCGCCGGAGCGCAGGCCGGTCATCAGGACTTCGCCGTAGTTCGCCGCGCGGCGCACCTCGCCGGCGGGAATGCCGAACCAGGTGACCGCCTCGGCGCCGATGTTCTCGTCCGTGTAGAAGTAGATGTCCCCCGTGGCCACGCCGAGCCGCCACTTCGCTCGCGGGTCCGGCCCGTCCGCGCCGCAGAGGAACGTGGCCCGCTCGTCGTCCGACTCCCACATCAGCGCGCCCTTGCCGACGTTGGCGTAGATGAGGGCGTTCGGGTTGTTCAACCGCTCGTAGAGGGTGTTGTAGACGGTGAAGCCGCAGCGGCGCGGCTGGTCCGGCACGCACGTGTCGTGCTCCGGATGGTTGATGTAGCCGGTCCAGGGATTCCAGCCCGGCCCGCCCCACATGTCCGTCTCGTCGTCGAAGCTCGCGCCGACGGCCTCACCGCCCAGGCCGTTGCCCGCGAGGTTCCAGATGCCGTACTGCCGCATCCACCCCGCCGAGCTCTCGTTGACGTTGTACGTCTCGAGGAACGTGTTGATGCCATGCGCCGCGTCGGTGCTGAAGCGCCACTCCGCTTCGGAGTACGCGCCCCAGTAGCCGATGGGGAAGAAGTCCTCGGAGGTCCACGGCGTGCCCGCCATGGCCGGGAAGCGCGCGTAGTACGACGGTCCGCCCTCCCACGGCACACGCGGCAGGCTCAGCCCGGGGGGCGGCGGCTCCGAGGACGTGGTGGCCGAGGCCGTGTTGGACGCGGGGCCCAGGTTGCCGGCGGCGTCACGGGCCCTCACCGAGTACGAGTAGAGCGTGGACGGCGTGAGCCCGATGTCCTTGTAGCCGAGCGTGCCCCCGGAGACGGAGGTGACCTCCGTGCCGCCGCGGAAGATGACGTAGGCCGTCACGCCGATGTTGTCCGTGGCCGCGGTCCAGGTGAGCTGGATGGCGCCCGCCGTGGACGCCGCCGCGGCGAGGGCGCCTGGAGCGGTGGGCGCGCTCGTGTCGGCGGTGGAGGTGAAGAGCACGTCCACGAAGTAGTTGGTGCTCTGGTAGCTCTGCGTGGGGAAGCCGCCGCTGCCGTAGAGATAGACGCCATTCTCGCCGTCCACGCCGGAGGCCAGCGCCGTCAGGGGGCCGTTCGTGGTGCCCTGGCTCGCGAAGGCGTTGCCCGTGGCCGAGTAGCGGCCGCGCGGCGACAGGTACGAGGCGACGTACGTGGTGTTGGCGGAGATGCTCACCGGCGTGGCGAAGCGCACCGTCTGCCACCCCGTGGCCGTCTCGTTGGTGAACGTCGCGGACGCGAGCCGCTGTCCCGAGCGGCTCCAGAGGCTGCCCACGTGCGTCCCGCTGTTCGCCGAGCTGCCCTTGTAGAAGCGGATGCCCGCCACGGTGCCCGGAACGCTGGAACGGAACTTCACGCCCAGCTCGACGGACGCCGTGTCCGGGTCCGCGAGGGTGGTGGGGGTGACACTCGCGCCGAAGATGCTGACCTCGGCCGCGAGGGGACTGGACGCAGCGGCCTTCAAGTCCGCGTCCGAGGTGCCACCCGTACAACTGGTGAACAGGCTCAGCGCCAGCAGTCCAAGGAGGGAGCGCAGGTGATGGTGAGGCTGAAGCATGTCAAAGCTCCTGTAACAAAGTGTCTGTTGCAGAAGCGTTGAGTAACCCGGCGACGACCTGAAATTAAGTGAAAGATGCGAATCTCGTGTGAAGCGTGATTGTCCGTTCCCGGTGCATCCCTGCGAGGGGGGGTGAGGGGAAGAAAGGGGGGATTGCGTTGGGTGGGGACAGGCGCGAAGGCGCGCCCCTTCCAAGGAGCAGTACCCATGTCGTCCCGTCTTCGTTCCGCCGCCCGGCTCGCCGCCGCGGCCATCGCCACCGCCAGCGTCGGTGCTTCCGCGCAGACCTACGGTTTTCCCGGCAGCAGCTCGGACCTCCCCGAGGGCAGCCACTGGTGGATCTCCAGCGACCACTCCGGCACGGAGAACCGCGACCTCAGCGCCGTGCGCTTCGACGCCACCGAGCAGCGGTTCACCCGCGTGAAGATTCCCTTCGCGGACTACGCGGTGAACCCCAAGAACTCCGACTGGGTCATCTACGGACTGCCGGTCTCCGCCATCGCGGACGGCGAGGTGCTGACGTGCTGGCGCAACGCCCCGGAGGGCCTCAAGCCGATGGTGCACGGCGGTGACGACGTGCCCAACCCGGGCCGCGCCGCGAATCCGCCCATCATCCCTCGCTCCGGCAACCACCTGAACGTCCTCACGAACGACGGGAAGGTCATCCTCTACGCGCACATGCAGCCGGGCAGCATCCCGGAGGCGCTGTGCCCCTTCAACGACCCCTACGTGGCGAACGCGGAGGACCGGGTAGGGGACCTTCCCCGCGAGACGATGGTGCCCGCCACGCAGCGGGCGAAGGTGAAGCGTGGGCAGTTCATCGGACGCGTGGGCAGCTCCGGCGCTTCCTCGAATCCGCACCTGCACGTGCACCTGAAGGCGATGCTGAGCGAGACGACGATGGGGCCGTCCCTGCCGCTGCCGTTCTCCCAGGCCTGGCAGAAGGATGGGGCGGTGACGTACGACTCGTCGCTCGACTTCGTTCCGCTGCGCGCCGAGGCGCTCAACCAGTTCCCCTCCGCCATCCACCCCGACCCCCTGCTGCGCCGGGGCTCCATCACCGGTGACGCCGCCATGGAGGTGGCGATGGAGGCCGCGGGCGACACGGTGGTGACGGCCACGCGCGACATCTCCGGGCGGCTCGTGATGGGGTCCTGGCGGCTCGCCGGGGACGGCACCTTCACGAAGCTCTCCGGAGTCTCCACCGGCGAAGCGGCGACCTACCTGGGCGTGGCGAACCCCGGCCTGGGCCGCGACGTGGTGACGGCCGCGCGGGACGGCGACGGCAAGCTCAAGCTCATCGCCTGGCGCGTCTCCTCGACGGGCGTCTTCACCCGCAAGGCCGAGGCGGGGGGGGATGAGATTTCCAGCCAGCTGGCGCTCGCGTCCATTCCGGGCGGCAGCCTGGGCGTGGTGAGCGCCGTGCGCGATGCGGCGGGCCGCCTGAAGGTCAGCACCTGGGAGACCTCCTCCACCCTGGACACGATGACCCGCCGGGGCAACGGCTTCGGCGAGGACGCCACCCAGGTCGCGCTCTCGCCCGTCGCCTTCGGCCGGGTGGCGGGGGATGCAGGCGTCTTCCAGGGCGTCGTCACGGCAGTGCGCACGCCCGCGGGCAAGCTGAGCGTCACGGCCTGGGAGATCGGCTCGACGGGCGTGGTCTTCAAGCGCGGGACCTACGTGGGCGGCGACGTGGCGGACGTGGCCATCAGCACCCTCACCATCGGCTCCAACGTGCGGGACGTGGTGGTGGTCAGCGCCCGGCTGCCCACGGGCGCGCTGCGCAACATCTCCTTCGACGTCACCGCGGCGGGCCAGCTCGTGCGCCGTGACGACGAGGACGCCGGAAGCATCGCGGACGTGCAGTCGGCGCGGGTGGTGGGCCAGCACCTGGTGACCTCGCTGCGTGACTCGGCGGGCAACCTGCGCGTGTACACCTGGGACGTGGACGCGGACAGCCAGCTGCACCGCACCGGACAGGAGCTCGCGGGGGACATCCTGGACGGGACGGCGGTCACCTCCACCTATGTGGGCGCCCGCTTCGTCATCACCGCCGTGCGCCTGGCCTCGGGCGGCGACGTGCGGTTGATTGCCTGGGACGCGAACCTTCCGTAGACGCGCACTGCCCTGCCGCCGGGTGCCTCTCCGCCATGAGGCGAGGATGCGCCCGGCGGCGACCACGTCATGGCGCGCTACTGAAGGATGCCGTGCTTGATGGGGAGTATCAGTCCCCGAGGGCGCGTGGCCCTCACTCGCTCCACGAGGTCTCGGTCATCACGCTGAAGCCGGACTGCGTGTCGATGAAGAAGGCGATGTTGTTCATGCCCCAGTACCGCCACACGGACCAGCTGAGGTAGCACCCCTTGAACGTGCGCCCGGCAATGCGCGCATCGAGGTCCGCCAGGCCGCTGTCGATGACGCTCTGGGAGATGTGGCCCTGGCGGTTGGCATAGGACACGGCGTGCTCGACGTCGGCACGCACCTCGGCGGCGTCCGCCAGGTTCGGGCGGATGCTGACTTCCTGCATGTGCGGGAGGAGTGCCGGGTCGATGCCGAAGCACTCCAGGGATTCGAGGTAGCGCAGGTGCGTCGGGTCCCACACGATCTGCTGCCAGTCGAAGTCGAGCGCCATGTCCGTGCGATTGCCCACGGGCAGCGGCGTCGCGTTCACCTGGTCGACGAGCGCCTCGAGGGCGCGGCCCAGCGTGGCGGCGTTGCGGATGTTGCGGAAGCTCACCGGGCCAATGCCCGAGGTGCCGGAGATGCCCTGGGCCGAGGTGAACGGGCGCAGGTTGAGGAGGTTCGTCGCGCCATTCCAGGCATAGGGGAGGATGGCATGCAGCTCACCGGGGTTGATGCTGTTGACCAGCGCCACCATCGCGTGCTCGTCGTCGGTGGAGATGGCCAGCTCATCCTGGATGCCGACGCAGCTGGGGCCGATGAGGCCCCCGGCACGGGCGCCGCCCTCGAGCTGCTGGAGGCGGGCCGAGCCGACGCCAGGGACCGAGGCGACGTCCGCCAGCGTGACGAAGGGCGACGTCGTGCGCCGGGTGACGAGGTTGTTGGCGGTGTCGCCCGGCACGTACGCACCCAGCGTCTGGAGCGAAGCCGTGTTGACGAAGGTGATGATGCCCTGGCACTCGGGGGCAACGTCCACGTCCGTCACGGTGAGCGGCGCCTGCTGGCGTCCGAGCACTTCGGAGGAGGGTTCGGATTCGGAAGCACCGCAGCCCGCGAACAGGCTCACGGCGAGTAGGGCTGAGCCGAGACGACGCATCTGGGGACTCCTGGTGGACACGGCGAGGGGAAGGCGGCCGGCATGCTAGCGCACGCGGCTCGCGCCATCCCAGCACTGCCCCCGGAGGCGGTGTCACAGACTGGTAACACCGTTGCAGGT is from Pyxidicoccus xibeiensis and encodes:
- a CDS encoding DoxX family protein, producing the protein MTQDVAVARPSLLKTVARIWLGATLLLAGAGHLTWSRTEFLAQVPKWVPVDADFVVLASGVVELMLGAALIFARRWRTQVGWVVAAFFVAIFPGNISQYTQGISAFGLDTDRARLIRLFFQPVLVAWALWSTGAWAAYRASKRSR
- a CDS encoding DUF6896 domain-containing protein codes for the protein MTDSKSARRLEAAVRAVVSEAPAPTQVELLREDVLPTVHGWLLLCLLRQVRRQQWVLRMVRERITGRGLDEDEGPVPGYAGWQYSFHGIGCCFEGPGELIDMDFHDEEGASIDAYFFARRIQSLAEPALPEARLRTLLPGEALLVDAIDDLRAGGLFGRPEPGMSLRLPPGLEALAEAAEALDLSSDEATARCLAHLRDFEALASRPGGEVFQAKAELMRRSRRDWLLAHSGTPGTAREAFSALRGLATDEELIRTCTRVLEGPVSSATGDAVNRLDAMPGAAGSEAVLHLALHRLSPCQHHPYPMHAAARYLLRRNVERERVLAAMLAFARVDPVKGYRGNPYIGEFALLALEHAHEHARELVRLALRSSVPAARQLVAAVLFVLDRPWCHHELAAALHESDREPGSLVIAVALSRSPSDLARAFAARWRREHPLPPSEGPGFTWAEVEEANASGWFDVEVEKARKWVERAGAHVPQTLP
- a CDS encoding DUF4082 domain-containing protein, with amino-acid sequence MLQPHHHLRSLLGLLALSLFTSCTGGTSDADLKAAASSPLAAEVSIFGASVTPTTLADPDTASVELGVKFRSSVPGTVAGIRFYKGSSANSGTHVGSLWSRSGQRLASATFTNETATGWQTVRFATPVSISANTTYVASYLSPRGRYSATGNAFASQGTTNGPLTALASGVDGENGVYLYGSGGFPTQSYQSTNYFVDVLFTSTADTSAPTAPGALAAAASTAGAIQLTWTAATDNIGVTAYVIFRGGTEVTSVSGGTLGYKDIGLTPSTLYSYSVRARDAAGNLGPASNTASATTSSEPPPPGLSLPRVPWEGGPSYYARFPAMAGTPWTSEDFFPIGYWGAYSEAEWRFSTDAAHGINTFLETYNVNESSAGWMRQYGIWNLAGNGLGGEAVGASFDDETDMWGGPGWNPWTGYINHPEHDTCVPDQPRRCGFTVYNTLYERLNNPNALIYANVGKGALMWESDDERATFLCGADGPDPRAKWRLGVATGDIYFYTDENIGAEAVTWFGIPAGEVRRAANYGEVLMTGLRSGASYGNNGVPRIPLGVVVELGGQATGRLINANQVEGAVWSTLIHEARIVAYFSHVFSNTTANPSTSDVLNDTRPAYQATRDRVKKLNAEVKSLARVLNTQSYVWQFNPNLSTMLKYRDNAAYVFAMQKRQFASGTYTFTLPPELPASGTIEVIGENRSIPYSGGRFTDSFAAEYTHHNYRIPD
- a CDS encoding M23 family metallopeptidase; this translates as MSSRLRSAARLAAAAIATASVGASAQTYGFPGSSSDLPEGSHWWISSDHSGTENRDLSAVRFDATEQRFTRVKIPFADYAVNPKNSDWVIYGLPVSAIADGEVLTCWRNAPEGLKPMVHGGDDVPNPGRAANPPIIPRSGNHLNVLTNDGKVILYAHMQPGSIPEALCPFNDPYVANAEDRVGDLPRETMVPATQRAKVKRGQFIGRVGSSGASSNPHLHVHLKAMLSETTMGPSLPLPFSQAWQKDGAVTYDSSLDFVPLRAEALNQFPSAIHPDPLLRRGSITGDAAMEVAMEAAGDTVVTATRDISGRLVMGSWRLAGDGTFTKLSGVSTGEAATYLGVANPGLGRDVVTAARDGDGKLKLIAWRVSSTGVFTRKAEAGGDEISSQLALASIPGGSLGVVSAVRDAAGRLKVSTWETSSTLDTMTRRGNGFGEDATQVALSPVAFGRVAGDAGVFQGVVTAVRTPAGKLSVTAWEIGSTGVVFKRGTYVGGDVADVAISTLTIGSNVRDVVVVSARLPTGALRNISFDVTAAGQLVRRDDEDAGSIADVQSARVVGQHLVTSLRDSAGNLRVYTWDVDADSQLHRTGQELAGDILDGTAVTSTYVGARFVITAVRLASGGDVRLIAWDANLP
- a CDS encoding helix-hairpin-helix domain-containing protein; protein product: MRRLGSALLAVSLFAGCGASESEPSSEVLGRQQAPLTVTDVDVAPECQGIITFVNTASLQTLGAYVPGDTANNLVTRRTTSPFVTLADVASVPGVGSARLQQLEGGARAGGLIGPSCVGIQDELAISTDDEHAMVALVNSINPGELHAILPYAWNGATNLLNLRPFTSAQGISGTSGIGPVSFRNIRNAATLGRALEALVDQVNATPLPVGNRTDMALDFDWQQIVWDPTHLRYLESLECFGIDPALLPHMQEVSIRPNLADAAEVRADVEHAVSYANRQGHISQSVIDSGLADLDARIAGRTFKGCYLSWSVWRYWGMNNIAFFIDTQSGFSVMTETSWSE